In Comamonas koreensis, the genomic stretch CGCAGACAAAACGGCTGCAGAAGCCGACAAGCTCGCAGCCAAGACAACGGACAAGCCCGCCGACAAGCCGGCAGAGAAACCGGAGAAGCCCGAGAAAAAAGAATGCCTGGTGGCCGGCAGCTTTGACGCCAAGCAGGTCGACGCGCTGCGCCTGCAGCTGGCCAAGCTGCCAGAAGGCAGCTGGCGCCTGGACAGCAGCACCAGCGCCGGCCGCTGGATGGTCTATGTCGGCAAGTTCAGCAGCCAGGAGGCGCTGGACACGCGCCGCGACGAGCTGCGCGCGCTCGACATCAGCACCGACCGCGCCCGCATCGCCAGCCTGGAGCCGGGCATCTCGCTGGGGCGCTTCTCCAGCGAAGAGGCGGCCGAGCGCCATCTGGCGTCCATGGGCAAAAAAGGCGTGAGCGGCGCCAAGGTGGTGGTCGAGCGCCCCGAGGCCGTGAGCTACACCGTGCGCTGGCCCAAGATGGATGCGGCCACCAAGAAGCGCGTGCAGAGCTGGCATGTGATGGACGGCAAGGAGCTGCGCAGCTGCTCCTGATGGCAGGGCCGTTCAGCTGGACGGCTGCGGCGCCAGCGTGGTTGGAAAGCACACGCTGAACACCACGCCGCGCTGGGCCTGGCGCGGGTGCGCGTCTTCCAGGCCCACGGTGGCGCCATGCTGGCGGGCGATTTCCTGCACGATGGGCAGGCCCAGACCCGAGCCATCGACCTCGCTGCCCAGCACGCGGTAGAAGGGCTGAAAAATACGCTCGCGCTCTTCTTCGGGAATGCCGGGGCCGGAGTTTTCCACCTGCAGCACGATCACATGGCCAAAGGGGTCGGCCATCAGGCGAACATTGATGACGCCCGGCGCGCTGGCGCTGGAGGGTGTGTAGTTGATCGCGTTGTCCAGCAGGTTGCGCACCAGCTCGCCCAGCAAGGTGGCATTGCCGTTGACCCAGACTTCGCGGTCCTCGACCTGCATGCCGTCATAGCCCATGTCGATATGCTTGGCCAGGGCCCGGTCAATGCCGTCATGCATGGCGTCGAGCACAATCTCGGCCAGGTTGCAGGGCGTGCGCTGCAGCAGCGCGCTGGGCCCTTCGGCGCGCGCCAGCGACAGCAACTGGTTGACGGTGTGCGTGGCGCGAATGCTCGAGCGCCCGATCTGCTGCAAGGACAGCTTGAGGTCGTCTTCCTTGGCATCGGCGCGCTGGGCCATCTCGGCCTGCATGCGCAGGCCCGCCAGCGGGGTTTTGAGCTGGTGCGCAGCATCGGCGAGGAAGCGCTTCTGCGTGGCCAGTGAATCGTTGAGGCGCTCTAGCAAGCCATTGACCGAGTCGACCAGTGGCACCACTTCGAGCGGCACATCCTTGTGCTGGATCGGCGAGAGGTCTTCGGACTTGCGCGCGCGGATGCGCTCTTCGAGCAGGTGCAGGGGCTTGATGCCGCGCGCCAGCGCCAACCAGACCAGCAGCACCGCCAGCGGCAGGATGACGAACTGCGGCAGCATGACGCCCTTGATGATTTCGGTGGCCAGCACGCTGCGCTTCTCGCGCGTCTCGGCAACCTGGATCAGCGCCAGGTTGGGCTCGGGCAGCGACAGCTGCACCCAGATCCAGGCGATGCGCACATCCACGCCGCGCAGCTCGCCATCGCGCAGCTGGACCATGCCGACGCTGCGCTCCAGGTCCTTGGCGGGCATGGGCAGGGCCGATTCGCCCGCGAGAAACATGCCCGACGGGGTGGTCACCTGGTAGTACACCTTGTCGGCATCGTCGGCGCGCAGGATCTCGCTGGCCGGCAGCGGCAGGTTGAAATAGGTTTTGCCGCCTTGCACCCCCACCAGCTGCGCCAGCGCATGGGCGTTGTATTCGAGCGCGCGGTCAAAGGGCTTGTTGGCCAGGTCCTGGGCCACCAGCCAGGTCAATGCCAGCGATACGGGCCACAAAAGCAGCAGCGGCGTGAGCATCCAGTCAAGGATCTCTCCGAACAAAGATCGCTGCTCGCTGCGAAACAGGGCCAAGGCTGTCCTTGCGTGAATGGGGCCGGGGGCGGCCATCGCCCCGCTGTGGCCGGAGGGTGGAGGTCAGTGCGGGGCCGGTGGCTGGATCTTCTCCAGGCAATAACCCAGGCCACGCACGGTGGCAATGCGGATGGGGCCCTTTTCTATCTTCTTGCGCAGGCGGTGGATATAGACCTCGATCGCATTGGTGCTGACCTCCTCGCCCCATTCGCACAGGCGCTCGACCAGCTGGTCCTTGCTGACCAGCCGCCCCGAGCGCTGCAGCAGCACCTCCAGCAGGCCCAGCTCTCGGGCCGAGAGCTCGAGCATGCGGCCGTCGAACGTGGCCACACGCCCGGCCTGGTCGTAGGCCAGCGGCCCATGCTGGATCAGGCTGGTGCTCATGCCCACGCCCCGGCGCGTGAGCGCCCGCACACGGGCTTCGAGCTCGGACAGCGCAAAGGGTTTGGCCATGTAGTCATCGGCGCCCAGGTCAAGGCCTTGGACCCGGTCGTCCACGCTCTCGGCGGCGGTGAGAATCAGCACCGGAATGGCCGAGCCCCGGGCGCGCAGCTTTTTGAGCACTTCGAGCCCATGCATGCGCGGCAGGCCCAGGTCCAGAATCAGCAGATCAAAAGCATTGTTGGCCATCAGGGCGGCATCAGCCTCGGTGCCATTGGAGACATGGTCGACCACGGCGCCGGAGTTGCGGAGACTGCGCAGCAGGCCATCGGCCAGCACCTGGTCGTCTTCGGCAATCAGTATTCGCATGCAGTCTCCTATCGGTGTTGTCGTCGTGATGTGGATGGTGCCAATGATTCTAGGCGAGTCCATGGCCTGGCTGGCTACCTAAGCATAGATCAAAGCGGGTGAGCCGCGAGGCCGTGGTGCGCCGCGCTGGCCTCCTGCTTTTTTGTTGCAAAGACGTAAATCCGGCCGGGCCGTCATCAAACCGGGGCAGGCCTCACGTAGGATAGCGCCTCGTCTTGACCAGAACACGCGGGCACCCGGCCTGTGGCTGGTGGGGGGAGATTGCAGCAGGTGGTGATGAAACCAGGGTCCAAGGTACAGGTCAGATGGCAGGCGTCGCAGCGGCAGCGCCGCTTGGTCGCGGTGACGGCCCTGCTGGTGCTGACCGCCCTGTACCTGCAGTGGCACCACGTCATTGCCATGCCGGGGCAGACCGATGCGCTGCAGTCTGCACCGCGCTCGGCACCGCCTGCCAACCTGCCGCACTACCGGGCCAGCATCGATGCCAAGGTGGTCAGCGGCATTGCCGACAACCTCTCAGGCCTGGCCTTCAACCCCGAGACCCAGACCTTGTTTGCGGTGACCAACCGCCCGCCCCAGATTGCCGAGCTGAGCACCGATGGCCGCTTGCTGCGGCTGGCGCCGCTGCATGGCGCCAGAGATACCGAAGGCATCGCCCATATCCAGGGCGACTGGTTTGCGATTGCCGACGAGCGCAGCAACCGCATCTACTGGGTGCAGTTTGGCAAGGGGGTGACCGAGGTATCGCTCGACCACAGTCCCTATGTGCAGCTCAATGACATCGCCATCAAGAATTTTGCGCTTGAAGGCCTGGGCTGGGATGCCAAGCGCCAGCAGCTGCTGGCCGTGACCGAGAAATGGCCGATGCAGGTGCTGGTGATGGATGCGCCGCTGTCCAAGCTCAAGCCGGGCCTGGTCGATATGAAAGTCTCGACCTGGGAGGTGCCGGCGGTGGACGACATGCCCAGCACCGATCTGGCCGCCATCGAGGTCGATCCGCGCAGCGGCAACCTGCTGCTGCTGGGGGAGGAATCGTCGGTGCTGTACGAATACAGCCGAGCCGGTGACCTGCTCAGCGTGATGCCGCTGTGGGCCGATATGGCGGGGCTGGCCGAGCGGGTGCCGCAGCCCGAAGGCCTGGCGATGGACCACAGCGGCAACATCTACATCGTCTCCGAGCCCAACCTGTTCTACAAATTCGAGCGCAAGCGCCGCTGAACGCGGCAAAGCGCAACCGCTCAGCTGTCGGCCCCATAGACCTCCAGCCCCAGCTGTACCACGGTGGCGACCTGCTCGCCGACCTCGGCGCGGAACTCCGCCTCCGCCTGGGTGACGGCCCGCTCAAACGCCTGCAGCCACAGCAGGCCGGTCTCGGTAAAACGCACGATGCGGGCGCGGGCATCGCGCGGGTCGCGCTCGCGGGTCACCAGGTTCCAGGCTTCGCACTGGTCCACCAGCTGGGCCATGGCCTGCTTGCTCATGCCCGCGCGCGCCGCCAGGTCCACCAGGCGGTCGCCGGCCAGCGACAGGTGGCGGGTGATGTGGACATGGGCGGCGCTCACCTGGTCGCGCTCGGCCAGGTGCGACAGCGCCAGCGGCACGGCCTCGTCCTGGGCCATCAACTGCAGCACACGGGCATCAAAACGGCGCATCGCGTGGCCCAGCAGGCGGCCCATATGGGTCAGGCGCCAGCTGTCATCGGGCAAATGGGGCAGAAGAATGGGCATGGCGAGCAGCCTAAAAAGGCTGAAAAAGGGCGAAGTCGCTATTGTGCATATAGTCAACTAAACTGACTAAAAAAATGCTTCTATAAAATATACCCATCCCATAAACTACTGTTCAAGCATCCAGGCTGTATATGCAAACAGCTGGATCTCCAGATCGACGACATGACCATCAAACGCAAGGAGAAATCCATGAACGCACCCGCCACCAAACCCGAAGCCAACAGCGAAAAAGCCAAGGCCCTGGCCGC encodes the following:
- a CDS encoding SPOR domain-containing protein, which produces MIRFAIVLLLLANAGYYAFSQGMLRSLGWGPEDPSEPERVQQQVKPEALRILTPQEAKQAQEQPRTAPAETAPAPAPVAAPAPASASDPAAFAVAEPATDTADKTAAEADKLAAKTTDKPADKPAEKPEKPEKKECLVAGSFDAKQVDALRLQLAKLPEGSWRLDSSTSAGRWMVYVGKFSSQEALDTRRDELRALDISTDRARIASLEPGISLGRFSSEEAAERHLASMGKKGVSGAKVVVERPEAVSYTVRWPKMDAATKKRVQSWHVMDGKELRSCS
- a CDS encoding sensor histidine kinase yields the protein MALFRSEQRSLFGEILDWMLTPLLLLWPVSLALTWLVAQDLANKPFDRALEYNAHALAQLVGVQGGKTYFNLPLPASEILRADDADKVYYQVTTPSGMFLAGESALPMPAKDLERSVGMVQLRDGELRGVDVRIAWIWVQLSLPEPNLALIQVAETREKRSVLATEIIKGVMLPQFVILPLAVLLVWLALARGIKPLHLLEERIRARKSEDLSPIQHKDVPLEVVPLVDSVNGLLERLNDSLATQKRFLADAAHQLKTPLAGLRMQAEMAQRADAKEDDLKLSLQQIGRSSIRATHTVNQLLSLARAEGPSALLQRTPCNLAEIVLDAMHDGIDRALAKHIDMGYDGMQVEDREVWVNGNATLLGELVRNLLDNAINYTPSSASAPGVINVRLMADPFGHVIVLQVENSGPGIPEEERERIFQPFYRVLGSEVDGSGLGLPIVQEIARQHGATVGLEDAHPRQAQRGVVFSVCFPTTLAPQPSS
- a CDS encoding response regulator transcription factor — translated: MRILIAEDDQVLADGLLRSLRNSGAVVDHVSNGTEADAALMANNAFDLLILDLGLPRMHGLEVLKKLRARGSAIPVLILTAAESVDDRVQGLDLGADDYMAKPFALSELEARVRALTRRGVGMSTSLIQHGPLAYDQAGRVATFDGRMLELSARELGLLEVLLQRSGRLVSKDQLVERLCEWGEEVSTNAIEVYIHRLRKKIEKGPIRIATVRGLGYCLEKIQPPAPH
- a CDS encoding SdiA-regulated domain-containing protein translates to MKPGSKVQVRWQASQRQRRLVAVTALLVLTALYLQWHHVIAMPGQTDALQSAPRSAPPANLPHYRASIDAKVVSGIADNLSGLAFNPETQTLFAVTNRPPQIAELSTDGRLLRLAPLHGARDTEGIAHIQGDWFAIADERSNRIYWVQFGKGVTEVSLDHSPYVQLNDIAIKNFALEGLGWDAKRQQLLAVTEKWPMQVLVMDAPLSKLKPGLVDMKVSTWEVPAVDDMPSTDLAAIEVDPRSGNLLLLGEESSVLYEYSRAGDLLSVMPLWADMAGLAERVPQPEGLAMDHSGNIYIVSEPNLFYKFERKRR
- a CDS encoding MarR family winged helix-turn-helix transcriptional regulator; this translates as MPILLPHLPDDSWRLTHMGRLLGHAMRRFDARVLQLMAQDEAVPLALSHLAERDQVSAAHVHITRHLSLAGDRLVDLAARAGMSKQAMAQLVDQCEAWNLVTRERDPRDARARIVRFTETGLLWLQAFERAVTQAEAEFRAEVGEQVATVVQLGLEVYGADS